Proteins encoded in a region of the Hirundo rustica isolate bHirRus1 chromosome 10, bHirRus1.pri.v3, whole genome shotgun sequence genome:
- the ABCF3 gene encoding ATP-binding cassette sub-family F member 3 gives MASCADILRSEFPDLDGELFAYVTGILHGSGSDFESVDELEEAVGELLREVSQDTKDDGAIREICQRLFNTLQLDEGQAQRCSQVLLDAPIQLSQITDGYGDTSADLLPGLLLKRGQTSMVNAKKLEKAEARLKAKQDKRLERDSLKSSGPVVLEEASASQASSKKETRMESSGKNKSYDVRIENFDVSFGERVLLTGADLNLAFGRRYGLVGRNGLGKTTLLKMIASQSLRIPSHISILHVEQEVAGDETPALQSVLECDTTRESLLREERELTAKISAGRGEGTEGARLSEIYAKLEEIEADKAPARASVILAGLGFNAKMQQQATKEFSGGWRMRLALARALFARPDLLLLDEPTNMLDVRAILWLESYLQTWQSTILVVSHDRNFLNAVATDIIHLHSQRLDMYRGDFENFMKTKEERLKNQQREYEAQQQYREHIQVFIDRFRYNANRASQVQSKLKLLEKLPVLKPVDKESEVIIRFPDGFEKFSPPILQLDEVDFYYEPSHYIFHSLSVSADLESRICVVGENGAGKSTMLKILMGELAPVRGIRHAHRNLKIGYFSQHHVDQLDLNISAVELLARKFPGKTEEQYRHQLGSYGISGELAVRPVASLSGGQKSRVAFAQMTMPCPNFYILDEPTNHLDMETIEALAKALNKFRGGIILVSHDERFIRLVCQELWVCENATVTRIEGGFDQYRDILKEQFRKEGFL, from the exons ATGGCGTCCTGCGCCGACATCCTCCGCTCCGAGTTCCCCGACTTGGACGGCGAGCTCTTCGCTTACGTGACGG GGATCCTGCACGGCAGCGGGTCGGACTTCGAGTCGGTGGACGAGCTGGAGGAGGCGGTGGGCGAGCTGCTGAGGGAAGTGTCGCAGGACACCAAGGACGACGGCGCCATCAGGGAGATCTGCCAGCGCCTCTTCAACACCCTGCAGCT GGACGAGGGCCAAGCCCAGCGCTGCAGCCAAGTGTTGCTGGATGCCCCCATACAGCTTTCCCAGATCACTGATGGATATG GCGACACCAGTGCGGATCTGCtgccggggctgctgctgaagAGAGGCCAGACCTCG ATGGTGAATGCCAAGAAACTGGAGAAGGCGGAAGCCAGGCTGAAAGCCAAGCAGGACAAGAGGCTGGAGCGGGATTCCCTGAAGTCATCTGGCCCAGT AGTCCTTGAGGAGGCGTCTGCCAGCCAAGcttccagcaagaaggagactCGCATGGAGTCGTCAGGCAAGAACAAGTCGTACGATGTGCGCATCGAGAACTTCGATGTGTCCTTCGGTGAGCG TGTCCTGCTGACGGGAGCAGACCTGAACCTGGCTTTCGGACGGCGCTACGGGCTGGTGGGCAGGAACGGGCTGGGGAAGACCACGCTGCTGAAGATGATCGCCAGCCAGAGCCTGCGCATCCCCTCACACATCAGCATCCTGCACGTGGAGCAGGAGGTGGCAGGGGATGAGACACCGGCGCTGCAGAGTGTGCTGGAGTGTGACACCACTCGTGAGAGCCTGCTGcgggaggagagggagctgaCAGCCAAGATCAGTGCTGGCAG GGGAGAAGGGACAGAAGGTGCCAGACTATCGGAGATCTACGCTAAGCTGGAGGAGATTGAGGCAGACAAGGCCCCAGCAAG ggCATCCGTCATTCTTGCTGGGCTAGGCTTTAATGCGAAGATGCAGCAACAGGCAACCAA AGAGTTTTCTGGAGGCTGGAGAATGAGACTGGCCTTAGCCAGAGCCCTGTTTGCCAG GCCAGATCTCCTTCTGCTGGATG aGCCAACGAACATGCTGGATGTGAGGGCAATTTTGTGGCTGGAGAGCTACTTACAG ACCTGGCAGTCAACCATCCTCGTGGTGTCCCACGACAGGAACTTCCTGAACGCGGTGGCCACGGACATCATCCACCTGCACTCGCAGCGGCTGGACATGTACCGTGGGGACTTTGAGAACTTCATGAAGACCAAGGAGGAGCGGCTGAAGAACCAGCAGCGAGAGTATGAAGCCCAGCAGCAGTACCGTGAGCACATCCAG GTTTTCATTGATCGCTTTCGTTACAACGCCAACCGGGCATCCCAAGTGCAGAGCAAGCTAAAGCTGTTGGAGAAGCT GCCAGTGCTGAAGCCTGTGGACAAGGAATCTGAGGTGATCATCAG GTTCCCTGATGGCTTTGAGAAGTTCTCCCCTCCAATCCTGCAGCTGGATGAAGTAGACTTCTATTATGAGCCAAGTCACTACATCTTTCATTCCCTGTCTGTCTCTGCCGACCTGGAGTCCCGCATCTGTGTG GTTGGGGAAAACGGAGCTGGCAAGTCAACCATGCTAAAGATCTTAATGGGGGAGCTGGCACCGGTCAGAGGGATCAGACATGCTCACAG AAACCTAAAGATCGGTTATTTCAGCCAGCACCATGTGGATCAACTAGACTTGAATATTAGTGCTGTAGAGTTACTGGCAAGAAAGTTCCCAG GGAAGACAGAGGAGCAGTACCGGCATCAGCTGGGGAGCTACGGCATCTCCGGAGAGCTGGCCGTGCGTCCTGTGGCCAGCCTGAGCGGAGGTCAGAAGAGTCGTGTGGCCTTTGCCCAGATGACCATGCCCTG TCCAAACTTCTACATCCTGGATGAGCCAACAAATCACCTGGACATGGAGACCATTGAGGCACTGGCAAAGGCACTGAATAAGTTCCGG GGTGGTATAATCCTGGTGTCCCACGATGAACGCTTCATCCGCCTGGTGTGCCAGGAGCTATGGGTGTGTGAGAACGCCACCGTGACACGCATCGAGGGTGGCTTTGACCAGTACAGAGACATCCTGAAGGAGCAGTTCCGAAAGGAGGGTTTTCTATAA
- the LOC120757349 gene encoding PHD finger protein 13-like, which translates to MSPQNSTGSTQDSDSSTSSHCSDGHIPMDNRKSRNAVARGAVGSGLLMNSPAFSTAFYNVRPQQIKRKKPPAKKRILEQEVKKRVPLSAWKDFGAEQDGVKQLAALAGQLSPVKEELLEPSLNPPGDPQPNSLLEEPTTEKKDLMYGAQGTEKPADDPQLKEHDPFSGERKSPSPCNTLDQSTGEDTSRETSQLSAVEFAEVPNTKAEDDDAWDLITCFCMKPFAGRPMIECNECATWIHLSCAKIRKSNVPDIFICQRCRDAKQEIRRSNRARTVPRKRLVD; encoded by the exons ATGAGCCCCCAGAACAGCACGGGGAGCACTCAGGACAGCGATAGCTCGACCTCATCTCACTGCTCCGACGGCCACATCCCAATGGACAATAGGAAGAGCAGGAATGCTGTGGCCAGGGGGGCTGTGGGCAGTGGCCTGCTAATGAACAGCCCTGCCTTTTCCACTGCCTTCTACAATGTCCGGCCCCAGCAAATCAAACGGAAGAAGCCACCAGCAAAGAAACGCATTTTGGAGCAGGAGGTGAAGAAGAGGGTGCCGCTGAGTGCGTGGAAGGACTTtggggcagagcaggatggGGTGAAGCAGCTGGCTGCACTGGCAGGACAGCTGTCTCCTGTGAAAGAGGAGCTATTGGAGCCTTCCCTCAATCCGCCTGGGGACCCCCAGCCCAACTCCCTCCTGGAGGAGCCGACGACGGAGAAGAAGGACTTGATGTACGGAGCACAGGGAACTGAGAAGCCAGCAGATGATCCTCAGCTTAAGGAGCATGACCCCTTctctggagagaggaaaagcccTAGTCCCTGTAATACCTTGGACCAAAGCACAGGGGAAGACACAAGCAGGGAGACCTCCCAGCTCAGTG CAGTCGAATTCGCAGAAGTTCCCAACACCAAAGCAGAAG ATGATGATGCCTGGGATCTGATCACCTGCTTCTGCATGAAGCCCTTTGCAGGGAGGCCCATGATTGAATGTAACGAATGCGCTACCTGGATCCACCTCTCTTGTGCCAAGATCCGCAAATCCAACGTGCCTGACATTTTCATCTGCCAGCGGTGCCGGGATGCCAAGCAGGAGATCCGCCGCTCCAACCGAGCTCGGACAGTGCCCCGCAAGCGCCTCGTTGACTGa